One region of Salvia miltiorrhiza cultivar Shanhuang (shh) chromosome 3, IMPLAD_Smil_shh, whole genome shotgun sequence genomic DNA includes:
- the LOC131016587 gene encoding putative tRNA (cytidine(32)/guanosine(34)-2'-O)-methyltransferase: MGKASRDKRDIYYRKAKEEGWRARSAFKLLQIDEEFNIFEGVKRVVDLCAAPGSWSQVLSRKLYLPAKLSPDSKDSDLPLIVAIDLQPMAPIEGVIQVQGDITNARTAETVIRHFDGGKADLVVCDGAPDVTGLHDMDEFVQTQLILAALTIVTHILKIGGKFIAKVFRGKDTSLLYCQLKLFFTEVTFAKPKSSRNSSIEAFVVCENYSPPDGFNHKDLHRLLEKIGSPSGADDLDCSSGWLEGPNKVYIPFLACGDLNGFDSDRSYPLPKRADGSYQSLDPVQPPIAPPYKRALEMKKASSHGVQGLEKLPLDP; encoded by the exons ATGGGAAAAGCGTCTAGGGATAAACGG GATATTTACTATAGGAAAGCCAAAGAGGAAGGATGGCGTGCCCGGAGTGCCTTCAAACTGCTTCAGATTGATGAAGAATTTAACATATTTGAAG GGGTAAAGCGAGTGGTAGATTTATGCGCAGCACCAGGAAGCTGGAGTCAG GTTTTGAGCCGAAAACTTTATCTCCCAGCAAAGCTATCACCTGATTCCAA GGATAGTGATCTACCACTTATTGTGGCAATTGATCTCCAGCCTATGGCTCCAATAGAAGGTGTTATTCAAGTTCAAGGGGATATAACAAATGCTCGCACTGCTGAAACG GTCATCAGACATTTTGATGGAGGCAAGGCTGATCTTGTTGTGTGTGATGGCGCACCTGATG TAACTGGCCTACATGACATGGATGAATTTGTTCAGACCCAACTAATATTGGCG GCATTGACAATAGTTACACACATACTTAAGATAGGTGGAAAGTTTATTGCAAAAGTATTTCGAGGGAAAGATACTAGTCTCCTTTACTGTCAG ttgaaattatttttcacgGAAGTAACATTTGCAAAGCCGAAAAGCAGTCGTAATTCAAGCATCG AGGCATTTGTGGTCTGTGAGAATTACTCGCCTCCTGATGGATTCAACCACAAAGATTTGCATCGTCTCCTGGAGAAAATTGGTAGTCCTTCTGGTGCTGACGATCTAG ATTGCAGCAGTGGGTGGCTCGAAGGGCCTAACAAGGTGTATATCCCATTTCTGGCGTGTGGCGACCTCAATGGGTTCGACTCAGATCGTTCGTATCCACTTCCCAAGCGTGCAGATGGATCGTATCAGAGCTTAGATCCTGTACAACCTCCTATTGCGCCCCCGTACAAGCGAGCTCTAGAGATGAAAAAGGCTTCCAGTCACGGAGTTCAAGGTCTTGAAAAACTTCCCCTTGATCCATGA